A single Stigmatopora argus isolate UIUO_Sarg chromosome 7, RoL_Sarg_1.0, whole genome shotgun sequence DNA region contains:
- the ift56 gene encoding intraflagellar transport protein 56, with translation MILSRVKPAVGGETSSVSEKKKNKIKIPTLEEYLQQRDYLGALTLLEFQRSIGKQEENTDLWIGFCAFHLGDYKRAMEVYKLLTEKPDCLPDVWVYLGCTMFLLGLYKEAEEASLKAPESSLRNRLLFHLAHKFSDDSKLFDLHQKLQDVTEDQLSLASIHYMRSHYQQAIEIYKCLLACDRDFIAMKVYVALCYYKLSYYDVSQEVLAGYLQNIPDSAIALNLKACNYFKLYNSKAAEAELKNLTDISSCPFEFAQELIRHNQVVFSGGQGALQVLPPLIDVIPEAKLNLVIYYLRQDDVQEAYNLIQDLVPATAEGYILKGVVNAALGQQLGTRDYLNVAQHFFQLVGNSASECDTIPGRQCMASSYFLLRQFRDVVVYLQSVKGFFYTDDTFNFNYAQAKVATNKFKEAEEIFLLIQSEKIKSDYVYLSCLARCYIMNQKGRLAWELYLKMGTSSDSFSLLQLIANDCYKMGQFYYAAKAFDALEKLDPSSNYWEGKRGACVGIFQLILANKESKETLKEVVLLLRNSGNPQVEYIIRAMKKWAKDNRVFLS, from the exons ATG atCCTGTCTCGTGTGAAGCCGGCTGTTGGGGGTGAGACGTCCAGCGTCagtgagaagaagaaaaacaaaatcaaaattccCACTTTGGAAGAATATCTGCAGCAAAGAGACTACCTTGGAGCTTTGACTCTCTTGGAG TTCCAGAGAAGTATTGGAAAGCAAGAGGAAAATACAGACCTCTGGATTGGCTTCTGCGCTTTTCACTTGGGGGATTACAAGAGAGCAATGGAG gtGTACAAGTTGCTGACCGAAAAGCCTGATTGTCTTCCTGATGTGTGGGTCTATTTGGGTTGCACCATGTTTCTTCTGGGCCTCTATAAAGAAGCAGAGGAGGCTTCACTAAAAG CTCCAGAGTCTTCGCTCCGAAACCGGCTCCTCTTCCATTTGGCTCACAAG TTCAGTGATGACAGCAAGCTTTTCGACTTACACCAGAAACTGCAGGATGTGACGGAGGACCAGCTGAGCTTGGCTTCCATCCACTACATGCGCTCTCACTACCAGCAGGCTATCGAGATCTACAAATGTCTCCTCGCGTGTGACAG AGACTTCATAGCGATGAAGGTTTATGTGGCTCTCTGTTATTACAAGCTGAGCTATTACGACGTGTCGCAGGAGGTTTTGGCGGGATACCTACAGAACATACCGGACTCCGCCATCGCCCTCAACCTCAAAGCCTGCAACTACTTCAAGCTGTACAACAGCAAAGCAGCTGAG GCTGAACTGAAGAACCTCACCGACATCTCTTCATGCCCTTTTGAGTTTGCTCAGGAACTTATCAGACACAACCAG GTAGTGTTTTCCGGTGGCCAGGGGGCGCTGCAGGTGCTGCCCCCTTTGATCGACGTCATCCCAGAGGCTAAACTCAACCTTGTCATCTACTACCTGAGACAAG ATGATGTCCAAGAAGCTTACAACCTAATACAAGATTTAGTGCCTGCAACGGCTGAG GGGTATATTTTAAAAGGGGTGGTGAATGCAGCCCTGGGGCAACAGCTTGGAACG AGAGATTACTTAAATGTGGCGCAGCATTTCTTTCAGTTGGTTGGCAACTCAGCCAGTGAGTGCG ACACTATTCCTGGTAGACAGTGCATGGCCTCCTCTTACTTCCTTTTGAGACAGTTTAGGGATGTGGTCGTATATCTCCAGTCCGTCAAG GGTTTCTTTTATACCGACGATACGTTTAATTTCAACTATGCCCAGGCCAAGGTGGCCACTAACAAATTCAAAGAAGCGGAGGAA atttttcttctGATTCAGAGTGAGAAGATCAAGAGTGATTATGTGTACCTCAGCTGCCTCGcacgctgct ATATCATGAATCAGAAGGGTCGCCTTGCCTGGGAGCTTTACTTGAAGATGGGAACTTCCTCTGACTCTTTCAGTCTGCTTCAACTCATTGCCAATGACTGCTACAAG atgGGGCAATTCTACTATGCAGCCAAAGCATTTGACGCACTAGAGAAGTTGGACCCGAGCTCCAACTATTGGGAGGGCAAGAGGGGGGCTTGTGTTGGCATTTTTCAGCTCATTTTAGCCAACAAGGAAtctaa GGAGACTCTTAAGGAGGTGGTGCTTCTGCTGCGCAATTCCGGAAACCCACAGGTGGAATACATCATCCGAGCCATGAAGAAGTGGGCCAAAGACAACAGAGTCTTCCTTTCTTGA
- the slc25a38b gene encoding mitochondrial glycine transporter B isoform X2, translated as MELTTAHPALKAFMCGSLSGTCSTLLFQPLDLVKTRLQTLQNTAKPGSPKVGMFSVFVNVVRTENVFSLWKGVSPSFVRCIPGVGIYFSTFYSLKQHFFLDRAPNAGEAVLLGAGARGVAGVCMLPFTVIKTRFESGFYNYVSVAGALRSMYETEGLRALFSGLTATLLRDAPFSGIYVMFYSQTKKSLPPEVTSSVYLPLVNFSCGVVAGVLASLATQPADVVKTHIQVSPSHWSTADAVHYIYMKHGLGGFFHGAVPRSLRRTLMAAMAWTVYEQMMAQMGLKS; from the exons ATGGAGTTGACCACA GCTCATCCAGCTCTCAAAGCCTTCATGTGCGGCTCCCTCAGCGGCACGTGCTCCACGCTGCTCTTCCAGCCTTTGGACCTGGTGAAGACACGGCTGCAGACCTTGCAGAATACCGCCAAGCCAGG TTCACCAAAAGTTGGGATGTTTAGTGTCTTTGTCAACGTCGTTAGGACAGAAAATGTCTTCAGCCTGTGGAAAGGAGTTTCTCCC TCGTTTGTTCGCTGCATCCCCGGCGTGGGCATCTACTTCAGCACCTTTTACTCCCTCAAGCAGCACTTCTTCTTGGATCGGGCGCCCAATGCCGGTGAGGCCGTTCTCCTGGGCGCCGGTGCCAGAGGGGTGGCTGGCGTCTGTATGCTGCCCTTCACTGTCATCAAAACACGCTTcgag AGCGGCTTTTACAACTATGTGAGCGTGGCCGGCGCTTTGAGGAGTATGTACGAAACGGAGGGATTGAGAGCGCTGTTCTCGGGCCTCACCGCCACGCTGCTGCGCGATGCCCCCTTCTCGGGGATCTACGTCATGTTCTACAGTCAAACTAAGAAGAGTCTGCCTCCAG AAGTGACGTCGTCGGTCTACCTGCCCCTGGTCAACTTCAGCTGCGGCGTGGTGGCGGGCGTCCTGGCGTCGCTGGCGACGCAGCCGGCCGATGTGGTCAAGACGCACATTCAAGTCAGCCCGTCGCACTGGAGCACAGCAGATGCTGTTCACTACATCTACATG AAGCACGGCCTCGGCGGCTTCTTCCACGGAGCCGTGCCTCGGTCCCTCCGTCGCACTCTGATGGCCGCCATGGCCTGGACTGTCTACGAACAGATGATGGCTCAGATGGGCCTCAAATCCTGA
- the slc25a38b gene encoding mitochondrial glycine transporter B isoform X1, giving the protein MQEKQQPSGPGPSRLGGKAHPALKAFMCGSLSGTCSTLLFQPLDLVKTRLQTLQNTAKPGSPKVGMFSVFVNVVRTENVFSLWKGVSPSFVRCIPGVGIYFSTFYSLKQHFFLDRAPNAGEAVLLGAGARGVAGVCMLPFTVIKTRFESGFYNYVSVAGALRSMYETEGLRALFSGLTATLLRDAPFSGIYVMFYSQTKKSLPPEVTSSVYLPLVNFSCGVVAGVLASLATQPADVVKTHIQVSPSHWSTADAVHYIYMKHGLGGFFHGAVPRSLRRTLMAAMAWTVYEQMMAQMGLKS; this is encoded by the exons ATGCAGGAAAAACAGCAACCTTCCGGCCCAGGGCCAAGCCGCTTAGGGGGGAAG GCTCATCCAGCTCTCAAAGCCTTCATGTGCGGCTCCCTCAGCGGCACGTGCTCCACGCTGCTCTTCCAGCCTTTGGACCTGGTGAAGACACGGCTGCAGACCTTGCAGAATACCGCCAAGCCAGG TTCACCAAAAGTTGGGATGTTTAGTGTCTTTGTCAACGTCGTTAGGACAGAAAATGTCTTCAGCCTGTGGAAAGGAGTTTCTCCC TCGTTTGTTCGCTGCATCCCCGGCGTGGGCATCTACTTCAGCACCTTTTACTCCCTCAAGCAGCACTTCTTCTTGGATCGGGCGCCCAATGCCGGTGAGGCCGTTCTCCTGGGCGCCGGTGCCAGAGGGGTGGCTGGCGTCTGTATGCTGCCCTTCACTGTCATCAAAACACGCTTcgag AGCGGCTTTTACAACTATGTGAGCGTGGCCGGCGCTTTGAGGAGTATGTACGAAACGGAGGGATTGAGAGCGCTGTTCTCGGGCCTCACCGCCACGCTGCTGCGCGATGCCCCCTTCTCGGGGATCTACGTCATGTTCTACAGTCAAACTAAGAAGAGTCTGCCTCCAG AAGTGACGTCGTCGGTCTACCTGCCCCTGGTCAACTTCAGCTGCGGCGTGGTGGCGGGCGTCCTGGCGTCGCTGGCGACGCAGCCGGCCGATGTGGTCAAGACGCACATTCAAGTCAGCCCGTCGCACTGGAGCACAGCAGATGCTGTTCACTACATCTACATG AAGCACGGCCTCGGCGGCTTCTTCCACGGAGCCGTGCCTCGGTCCCTCCGTCGCACTCTGATGGCCGCCATGGCCTGGACTGTCTACGAACAGATGATGGCTCAGATGGGCCTCAAATCCTGA